TGATCCACCAGCTCTTATAGTAGACGTCGCCATAATTCCGGTTCTTCGCTTCGGTCCGCAACTCTGGAAACAGCATGGTTTCGCCGGCCGCGCGCAGCGCTTCAACATAGGCCGGAAGACCCAACCGGATAAGCTCCTCGGCGAAGGGGACATCCCGCTTTGATGCCAGATTCTTGACCCGCCCGCCATTCTCGTCGGTCACGGTGAAATACCGGATGCCCTCGCTATGCCCGATGTCGGCCAGCGTCAGCTGACAGATTTCTTCACGACGGCAGCCGCTGTACCAGGCGATCAACGGCACCCAGTAGCCTGCATCGTGGTAAATCTCGCTGCCGATCTCCAGCCGCCGCGCCACGGACCGGGAACCGATCCAGATCGGCAACCGGAACAGAGCGCGCCCCTCTTCCTCGGTATAGGCCTCGCGCTGTTCGCGGGCGTCCCGCTGATCCTCGTAGATGAAGTCGGCCCAATCGATCGCCGCCATAGTCGGCACCTGCTTGGCGAACCACGTCGTCAATTCCTTGAGGAAAAGAAAGTGACGGTTGGTGGTCGTGGCGCCCAGGCCGATCGTTTCGGGCGATCGTTTCTTGGCCGCGATCTCCGCTGCCGCCTCGGCGCAGATTTCCTCCAGCGTCATGTACTGATGGCGGGAGGATTTATGGTGGCTGGTCGGCAGGCGGCTGAAATGATCGTTCAGCGCGACGATGGACCCGCGGGTCAGAAACCGGAGAGGCTGAGCGCCATAGCTTTTTTCCAGCAGTCGCGCGGCGGCCTCGAACTGGCTGCGCGTCTTGTCGGTCCATCGCGCCTTGCGCTTCGCGTCGCCAAGGATCTTGGGGTTCTCTGCAATGAAGCGGGCCGCCGCCTGGGTCGGCGTCATGGAGGCCCACGGCTCATCAACAGCTGCTTCGATTGCCACCGGGGTTGCGACAACCGGCACATGGGCAGGAACGACGGGCTGCGGCACCGAGAATTGCGACCACATGCTCATCGGGTCAGCAAGCCGCCGCCGGAATTCCATGGCCCCGGCCAGTCGCCCCTCCAGCATGACCTTGCGCGCGATGGCCAGACTCGCGTCCGTCCGCTCAACCTTGAACAGATCCAGCGCGCGGCCTGCGCCCTCCAGCACTTCCGCGCTCCACTCGGGCTTCATCTCGAACAGATCGACCACCGCCTGACGCTGGTCATCCGACAGATCGGCGAAGCGTTCATTGACATGGTCCCGCGACCCCGCGTTAGCCGGGATGCCATGGACGATGAATTCCTTCATCATCGCCTCGCAAATGCCGATATAGCCCTCGATCAGATAGGTCGCGTTGTCGGGCTCATCGCTCTGGAACTGGACATGATTGCGGTCCAGCTCGTCCCGCATATTCTCCAGCGCCCTGCGGAAAATCTCCGCCTTCTGCTCCGCGGTCAGCGTGGCAGTGCGGTCGGCGTGGGTCAGCGTCATCTTCAGCGTCTCGCTCTTCGCCGTCAGCGCGCAGGCCAGGCGGCGCGCGACGGTCTGATTGGTCGTTCTGAGCGACAGCCGTACGGTGAAAGGCTTACCATCGAGGAAACGCACAGTGCGGCGCCAGTAATAAACGGCGCCCCGGCGTTCGACATTCTGAATCGCGGGCAACGGGCTCTCCACAGGGAGTCGTCACACCCACCAGCCCAATCTGGCGGATGAAGCCTGATTACCTCAACAAAACAATGGCTTAGATCGAAAACTGGCTGGGGCGGCAGGATTCGAACCTGCGCATGGCGGCATCAAAAGCCGCTGCCTTACCGCTTGGCGACGCCCCAGCATTGGCCGGACATCGCCGGCGCGGACCGCCATATAACGTCTGTTGCGTGAAAGGAAAGCCTAGTCATTATTTTCCGGACACGCCAATATATGTCCCGTCCCTTTCCTTCAGCCTGGAACCGCCCGGCATGTCCGCTCCCAATTCTCCATCAGCCGTCTCACCCTCCCAGATCGCGCCTGCTTCGCCGCTGTTTCTGCGTGAGGATGAAATCCGCCGGGGCATAGAGATGCTCTATTTCGGCTATTCCGCGCTGACCCGGTCGATCGACGAAGGACTCGCCGCGCAGGGGCTGGGGCGGGCGCATCACCGCGCGCTCTATTTCATCTCGCGCCAGCCCGACCTTACCGTCAAGGATCTGCTGCGCCTGTTGGCGATCACCAAGCAATCGCTGGGACGGGTACTCAATGACCTTATCGAGCAGGGCTATATCGAAACCCGCCAGGGCGCCAATGACCGGCGGCAGAAATTGCTGCGGCTGAGCCAGGCGGGCGTGGCGCTGGAGGCGGAACTGTTCCGCGCCCTGCGGGAAAAGATGGCGGCCGCCTATGCCCAGGCGGGGCAGGGGTCCGTCACCGGATTCTGGCGCGTGCTGGAGGGGCTGATTCCCGACCAGGACCGATCCATGGTGTTCGGCCTGCGCGGCCGCTGAAGCGGTGGTGGCCTGCGTGATTCACGCTCTGCCGGTGGGGGAGGGGATGGCGCATCCTCGCACAGGGCGCAGAGCGCATTACGCGAAAATCCGCTGAGCGGGGGAGCATGCCTCCCGCTCAGCGGACATCGTCAATGGCGAAGGATGATCGGCAGGGGTGCCGATCTTCCGTCAATGCAGCCCTGAACCGCCGCCTGCCAGTTCCTTGGCGATGGTGCCGACCATGTCCTTGGCGTCGCCGAACAGCATCTGGGTGTTGCTGTTATAGTAGATCGGATTGTCGATCCCGGCGAAGCCCGCGTTCATGGAGCGCTTGATGACGAACACCGACTTGGCGCGATCCGCCTCGATGATCGGCATGCCTGCGATGGCGCTGTTCGGGTCGTCGCGGGCCGACGGGTTGATCGTGTCGTTCGCGCCGATGATCAGCGCCACGTCCGCCTGCGGCAGTTCCGGGTTGATGTCGTCCAGCTCGATCAACTGCTCATAGGGCACGTTCGCTTCGGCCAGCAGCACGTTCATATGCCCCGGCATGCGGCCCGCCACGGGGTGGATCGCGAACTTGACGTCCACGCCCTTCTTGGTGAGCGCCTGATAAAGTTCGCTGACCTTGTGCTGCGCCTGCGCCACGGCCATGCCATAGCCCGGAATGATCACGACGCTGCTGGCGTTTTCAAGCTGCATCGCCGCTTCCTCCGCCGATGCCGACCGCACCACCCGGTCGTCCTTGCCGCCCGCCGCGCCTGCCACGACCTTGCCGAAGCCGCCGAACATGACGTTGGCGAAGCTGCGGTTCATCGCCTTGCACATGATGACCGCCAGGATGAAGCCGGAAGCCCCGTCCAGCGCGCCCGCCACGATCAGCAGCTTGTTGCCCAGCGCAAAGCCCATGGCGCTCGCCGCCAGACCCGCATAGCTGTTGAGCAGGGCGATGACCGTCGGCATGTCCGCGCCGCCGATGGGGATCACCAGCAGCACGCCGAACAGCAGCGCCAGCGCCACGAAGGCCGGGAACAGCCAGGTCTGCGTCGGGTCAAGCGCGAGCATCGTGCCCACGACCACCGCCGCCAGAGCCACGCCGCCATTCACCACCCGCTGTCCCACGAAGGACACGGGGCGGCTGCCCATCAACTCCTGCAACTTGGCGAAGGCGATGACGGATGCGGTGCAGGTCAGGAAACCCAGCAGGATTTCGAACATCAGCGCCCACATGATGAAGCCGCCGGCATATTCGGCATGGGCATGCTTGTAATATTCCGCCGCGCCGATCAGGCCCACCGCTAGCGCGCCGAAGGCGTGACTGATCGCGGTCCGCTGCGGGATCGCCGTCATCGGCATCAGCAGCGCCATCGGAATGCCGACGGCGGCGCCTGCGACCATGGCGATGAGGATCAGGTTGTAATCGACCACCTCATGCTGGACCAGCGCGCCGATAATGGCGACGGCCATGCCGATT
Above is a window of Sphingobium sp. JS3065 DNA encoding:
- a CDS encoding NAD(P)(+) transhydrogenase (Re/Si-specific) subunit beta, whose product is MNAFVPFAAILSSVLFILALMWMSHPTTARRGVRAGEIGMAVAIIGALVQHEVVDYNLILIAMVAGAAVGIPMALLMPMTAIPQRTAISHAFGALAVGLIGAAEYYKHAHAEYAGGFIMWALMFEILLGFLTCTASVIAFAKLQELMGSRPVSFVGQRVVNGGVALAAVVVGTMLALDPTQTWLFPAFVALALLFGVLLVIPIGGADMPTVIALLNSYAGLAASAMGFALGNKLLIVAGALDGASGFILAVIMCKAMNRSFANVMFGGFGKVVAGAAGGKDDRVVRSASAEEAAMQLENASSVVIIPGYGMAVAQAQHKVSELYQALTKKGVDVKFAIHPVAGRMPGHMNVLLAEANVPYEQLIELDDINPELPQADVALIIGANDTINPSARDDPNSAIAGMPIIEADRAKSVFVIKRSMNAGFAGIDNPIYYNSNTQMLFGDAKDMVGTIAKELAGGGSGLH
- a CDS encoding MarR family winged helix-turn-helix transcriptional regulator: MSAPNSPSAVSPSQIAPASPLFLREDEIRRGIEMLYFGYSALTRSIDEGLAAQGLGRAHHRALYFISRQPDLTVKDLLRLLAITKQSLGRVLNDLIEQGYIETRQGANDRRQKLLRLSQAGVALEAELFRALREKMAAAYAQAGQGSVTGFWRVLEGLIPDQDRSMVFGLRGR
- a CDS encoding site-specific integrase; this encodes MPAIQNVERRGAVYYWRRTVRFLDGKPFTVRLSLRTTNQTVARRLACALTAKSETLKMTLTHADRTATLTAEQKAEIFRRALENMRDELDRNHVQFQSDEPDNATYLIEGYIGICEAMMKEFIVHGIPANAGSRDHVNERFADLSDDQRQAVVDLFEMKPEWSAEVLEGAGRALDLFKVERTDASLAIARKVMLEGRLAGAMEFRRRLADPMSMWSQFSVPQPVVPAHVPVVATPVAIEAAVDEPWASMTPTQAAARFIAENPKILGDAKRKARWTDKTRSQFEAAARLLEKSYGAQPLRFLTRGSIVALNDHFSRLPTSHHKSSRHQYMTLEEICAEAAAEIAAKKRSPETIGLGATTTNRHFLFLKELTTWFAKQVPTMAAIDWADFIYEDQRDAREQREAYTEEEGRALFRLPIWIGSRSVARRLEIGSEIYHDAGYWVPLIAWYSGCRREEICQLTLADIGHSEGIRYFTVTDENGGRVKNLASKRDVPFAEELIRLGLPAYVEALRAAGETMLFPELRTEAKNRNYGDVYYKSWWIKLAKRLEFIEAGQALHSFRHTVTTELKHQQVFLETRADLIGHAMPGETAGRYSKVARLVRLKEAVDQIPKVTDRLKPATIRLLPAEKRAPRPARRSPKA